One window from the genome of Pararhizobium gei encodes:
- a CDS encoding sarcosine oxidase subunit delta gives MASLIACPHCGPRPKEEFTVRGDAGIKRPAPDAGEDAWYAYVYLRDNPRGRHKEHWHHTSGCRRWLVVERDTMTHAIYTVMDASAEGETA, from the coding sequence ATGGCCAGCCTGATCGCCTGCCCCCATTGCGGGCCGCGCCCCAAGGAAGAATTCACCGTTCGCGGCGACGCCGGGATCAAGCGCCCGGCACCGGATGCGGGTGAGGATGCCTGGTACGCTTACGTCTACCTGCGCGACAATCCACGCGGACGCCACAAGGAACATTGGCACCACACCTCCGGCTGCCGCCGCTGGCTGGTGGTCGAGCGCGATACGATGACCCACGCGATCTATACAGTCATGGATGCCAGCGCCGAAGGAGAGACCGCATGA
- a CDS encoding sarcosine oxidase subunit beta family protein, producing the protein MRYSAFSVFLNALRGNKGWAPAWRSPVPKNHYDVIIIGGGGHGLATAYYLAKEFGVTNVAVLEKGYVGSGNVGRNTTIIRSNYLLAGNNPFYELSMKLWEGLEQDFNFNAMVSQRGVLNLYHSDAQRDAYTRRGNAMRLHGVDADLLDRNAVRQMLPFLDFDNARFPIQGALMQKRGGTVRHDAVAWGYARGADMRGVDIIQNCEVTGIRRENGRVVGVETSQGFIGCGKLALAAAGNSTTVADMVDMKLPIESHVLQAFVSEGLKPFIDNVVTFGAGHFYVSQSDKGGLVFGGDIDGYNSYAQRGNLATVEHVAEAGVAMIPALSRVRVLRSWGGVMDMSMDGSPIIDRTHIDNLYLNAGWCYGGFKATPASGFCYAHLIAKNEPHETGRAFRLDRFARGRMIDEKGVGAQPNLH; encoded by the coding sequence ATGCGCTATTCCGCCTTTTCCGTTTTTCTGAATGCCCTGCGCGGCAACAAGGGCTGGGCGCCTGCTTGGCGCAGCCCGGTCCCAAAGAACCACTATGACGTCATTATCATCGGTGGCGGCGGACATGGTCTGGCAACAGCCTATTACCTCGCCAAGGAATTCGGCGTCACCAATGTCGCAGTGCTGGAAAAAGGCTATGTCGGCTCCGGCAATGTCGGCCGCAACACGACCATCATCCGCTCCAACTACCTGCTTGCCGGCAACAATCCGTTCTACGAATTGTCGATGAAGCTCTGGGAAGGGCTGGAGCAGGATTTCAACTTCAACGCCATGGTCTCGCAGCGCGGCGTGCTCAACCTCTATCATTCCGACGCCCAGCGGGACGCCTATACGCGGCGCGGCAATGCCATGCGCCTGCACGGCGTCGATGCAGATCTGCTCGACCGCAACGCCGTGCGCCAGATGCTGCCCTTTCTCGATTTCGACAATGCCCGCTTCCCGATCCAGGGCGCACTGATGCAGAAGCGCGGCGGCACGGTGCGCCATGATGCCGTTGCCTGGGGCTATGCCCGTGGCGCGGATATGCGCGGTGTCGATATCATCCAGAACTGCGAAGTCACCGGCATCCGCCGCGAAAACGGCCGCGTCGTGGGCGTCGAGACGAGCCAGGGTTTTATCGGCTGCGGCAAGCTGGCGCTGGCGGCGGCGGGCAATTCCACCACCGTTGCCGACATGGTCGATATGAAGCTGCCGATCGAAAGCCACGTCCTGCAGGCTTTTGTCTCCGAGGGGCTGAAGCCTTTCATCGACAATGTCGTCACCTTCGGTGCCGGCCACTTCTATGTCTCGCAATCCGACAAGGGCGGCCTCGTCTTCGGCGGCGATATCGACGGCTATAATTCCTACGCACAGCGCGGAAATCTAGCGACCGTCGAGCATGTCGCCGAAGCCGGTGTGGCGATGATCCCGGCACTTTCGCGCGTCCGTGTGCTGAGATCCTGGGGCGGGGTGATGGACATGAGCATGGACGGCTCTCCCATCATCGACCGCACCCATATCGACAATCTCTATCTCAACGCGGGCTGGTGTTACGGCGGGTTCAAGGCCACGCCAGCCTCCGGATTCTGCTACGCCCATCTGATCGCCAAAAATGAACCGCACGAGACCGGCCGCGCCTTCCGGCTCGATCGTTTCGCGCGCGGCCGGATGATCGATGAAAAGGGCGTCGGCGCCCAACCCAATCTGCATTGA
- a CDS encoding GlxA family transcriptional regulator encodes MASDDLKNVQKIGFILIPGFALMSYASAVEPFRAANLLAGRDIYALSAHGVDGNAAMTSSGIPVPATPLPGRGSGFHTVFVCAGGTPIDWNVPVVLACLRQLARDGVRIGGISGGPYLMAAAGLLQDRDFTIHWEHAPALVEAFPGLAPRQARYILDGNRITCGGGVAPLDMMHALIAERMGSDFARRVSDWYLHTHVESSGAPQRASLAERYRVNHPGLLTVLEKMQATIEAPLDRQSMAKLAGVSPRHLDRLFSRLMGSSFLLEYRKLRLDHARRLLRQSPLSISEIAFATGFSSAGHFARSYRAAFGEPPRAQRQSTVPSGSA; translated from the coding sequence ATGGCGTCAGACGACCTCAAGAACGTCCAGAAGATCGGCTTCATCCTCATCCCGGGATTCGCGCTGATGTCCTATGCGTCGGCGGTAGAGCCGTTTCGTGCAGCCAATCTTCTGGCGGGGCGGGATATCTATGCGCTCTCGGCCCATGGTGTGGACGGGAATGCGGCGATGACATCCTCCGGCATTCCGGTTCCTGCCACGCCGCTGCCTGGCCGTGGATCAGGCTTTCATACCGTCTTCGTCTGCGCCGGCGGTACGCCGATCGACTGGAATGTTCCGGTTGTGCTTGCCTGCCTGCGCCAGCTTGCCCGCGATGGCGTGCGCATCGGCGGCATTTCCGGCGGTCCCTATCTCATGGCGGCGGCGGGTTTGCTGCAGGATCGCGACTTCACGATCCATTGGGAGCACGCGCCGGCTCTGGTGGAGGCATTTCCCGGACTTGCTCCGCGTCAGGCGCGCTATATCCTCGATGGCAACCGCATCACCTGTGGCGGCGGCGTAGCACCGCTCGACATGATGCATGCCCTCATCGCGGAGCGGATGGGCTCGGACTTCGCCCGCCGGGTCAGCGACTGGTATCTGCATACCCATGTGGAAAGCTCCGGTGCTCCCCAGCGGGCGTCATTGGCGGAGCGCTACAGAGTTAATCATCCGGGCTTGTTGACTGTGCTCGAGAAGATGCAAGCAACGATCGAAGCGCCGCTCGACCGGCAAAGCATGGCCAAGCTGGCCGGTGTTTCGCCGCGACATCTAGACCGGTTGTTTTCCCGTCTGATGGGCTCCTCCTTTCTCCTCGAATATCGCAAGCTGCGGCTTGATCATGCGCGGCGCCTGCTGCGGCAGAGTCCACTTTCTATCTCCGAAATTGCCTTCGCCACCGGATTTTCCAGCGCCGGTCATTTTGCGCGGAGCTACCGTGCTGCGTTCGGAGAGCCACCGCGCGCGCAGCGGCAGTCAACAGTCCCGAGCGGCTCTGCCTAG
- a CDS encoding class II glutamine amidotransferase has translation MCGIVGLFLKDKSLEPQLGAMLSDMLVIMTDRGPDSAGIAIYGAPSDGRAKLTVQSAKPATDFAGLEALLKPADASVTVELKSTHAVIETATTQASAVRDLLAQERPDIRVMGTGDSVEIYKEVGLPKDVVSRFGIREMGGTHGIGHTRMATESAVTTLGAHPFSTGADQCLVHNGSLSNHNNLRRELVREGMTFETQNDSEVAAAYLTAEMAKGKDLGQALTGALDDLDGFFTFVVGTKSGFGVVRDPIACKPAVMAETDQYIAFGSEYRALVNLPGIEGARVWEPEPATVYFWDHEKAA, from the coding sequence ATGTGCGGAATTGTCGGATTGTTTTTGAAGGACAAGAGCCTGGAGCCGCAATTGGGCGCCATGTTGTCTGATATGCTGGTGATCATGACGGACCGTGGGCCGGATAGTGCAGGCATTGCCATCTACGGAGCACCCAGCGACGGTCGCGCGAAACTCACGGTTCAATCGGCAAAGCCGGCAACGGATTTTGCAGGGCTGGAAGCGCTGCTGAAGCCTGCCGATGCCAGCGTGACGGTTGAGCTGAAAAGCACGCATGCGGTGATCGAAACGGCCACGACACAGGCATCGGCCGTGCGCGACCTGCTCGCGCAGGAGCGCCCTGACATCCGGGTCATGGGCACGGGCGACAGCGTCGAGATCTACAAGGAAGTGGGCCTGCCGAAGGACGTTGTTTCCCGCTTCGGCATCCGCGAAATGGGCGGCACGCACGGCATCGGCCATACGCGCATGGCAACGGAATCCGCCGTCACGACGCTCGGAGCGCATCCGTTTTCGACCGGTGCCGATCAGTGCCTCGTGCACAACGGCTCGCTCTCCAACCACAACAACCTGCGCCGCGAACTGGTGCGCGAGGGCATGACCTTCGAGACGCAGAATGACTCGGAAGTCGCCGCCGCTTATCTCACGGCAGAGATGGCCAAAGGCAAGGATCTGGGGCAGGCGCTGACCGGAGCGCTCGACGATCTCGACGGCTTCTTCACCTTCGTCGTCGGCACGAAATCCGGCTTCGGCGTGGTCCGCGATCCGATCGCCTGCAAGCCGGCCGTGATGGCCGAGACCGACCAATATATCGCCTTCGGCTCCGAATATCGCGCGCTCGTCAACCTGCCCGGCATCGAGGGTGCGCGGGTCTGGGAGCCGGAGCCGGCGACCGTCTATTTCTGGGATCATGAGAAGGCCGCCTGA
- a CDS encoding GXGXG domain-containing protein, producing MRTFDLATTPLRDLNSALHSIAPGANDTNFEVVNPRGSHSVAVGIDQPVTVEVHGSVGYYCAGMNDGGIVTVHGSAGPGVAENMMSGTVVIEGDASQYAGATGRGGLLVIKGNAASRCGISMKGIDIVVQGNIGHMSAFMGQSGHLVVLGDAGDALGDSLYEAKLFVRGEVKSLGADCIRKEMKPKHLKLLAELLEKAGITGIKPGEFKRYGSARTLYNFNIDNADAY from the coding sequence ATGCGCACCTTCGATCTTGCCACAACGCCTCTGCGCGACCTGAACAGCGCGCTCCACAGCATTGCGCCCGGCGCGAATGATACGAACTTCGAGGTCGTCAATCCGCGCGGCAGTCATTCCGTCGCCGTCGGTATCGACCAGCCGGTGACAGTCGAAGTGCACGGCAGCGTCGGCTATTATTGCGCCGGCATGAATGATGGCGGCATCGTCACCGTTCATGGGTCCGCTGGGCCCGGTGTCGCGGAAAACATGATGTCGGGCACGGTCGTCATCGAGGGCGATGCCAGCCAATATGCCGGCGCGACGGGCCGCGGCGGTCTCCTCGTCATCAAGGGCAACGCTGCCTCGCGCTGCGGCATCTCGATGAAGGGCATCGATATCGTCGTCCAGGGCAATATCGGCCACATGTCGGCCTTCATGGGCCAGTCTGGGCATCTCGTGGTGCTTGGCGATGCCGGCGATGCGCTCGGCGATTCCCTCTACGAGGCCAAGCTCTTCGTGCGCGGCGAGGTCAAGAGCCTGGGTGCCGATTGCATCCGGAAGGAAATGAAGCCGAAGCATTTGAAGCTGCTTGCCGAGCTTCTGGAAAAAGCCGGCATCACGGGCATCAAGCCGGGAGAATTCAAGCGCTACGGCTCGGCCCGCACGCTCTACAATTTCAATATCGATAACGCTGACGCGTACTAA
- a CDS encoding FMN-binding glutamate synthase family protein, with amino-acid sequence MSYHNPYTPPRKSATFDDYTLAEIRRAAATGIYDIRGAGTKRKVPHFDDLLFLGASISRYPLEGYREKCDTSVVLGARHAKKPIVLKTPITIAGMSFGALSGNAKEALGRGATIAGTSTTTGDGGMTDEERGHSQTLVYQYLPSRYGMNPKDLRRADAIEIVVGQGAKPGGGGMLLGQKISDRVANMRNLPKGIDQRSACRHPDWTGPDDLEIKILELREITDWEKPIYVKVGGARPYYDTALAVKAGADVVVLDGMQGGTAATQDVFIENVGMPTLACIRPAVQALQDLGMHRKVQLIISGGIRSGADVAKALALGADAVAIGTAALVAIGDNDPHWEEEYQKLGTTAGAYDDWHEGKDPAGITTQDPELAKRLDPVAAGRRLANYLKVMTLEAQTIARACGKNHLHNLEPEDLVALTIEASAMAQVPLAGTSWIPGKGGF; translated from the coding sequence ATGAGCTATCACAACCCCTATACCCCGCCGCGCAAGTCAGCGACCTTCGACGATTATACGCTGGCCGAAATCCGTCGTGCTGCGGCAACCGGCATCTACGATATCCGCGGCGCCGGCACCAAGCGCAAGGTGCCGCATTTTGACGATCTGCTGTTTCTCGGCGCCTCGATCTCACGCTACCCGCTCGAGGGCTACCGCGAGAAATGCGACACGTCGGTCGTGCTCGGCGCGCGCCATGCCAAGAAGCCGATCGTGCTGAAGACGCCGATCACCATCGCCGGCATGAGTTTTGGTGCACTATCGGGCAATGCCAAGGAAGCACTTGGACGTGGTGCCACCATCGCCGGAACCTCCACAACCACCGGCGACGGCGGCATGACGGACGAGGAGCGCGGGCATTCCCAGACCCTCGTTTACCAGTACCTGCCGTCGCGTTACGGCATGAACCCGAAAGACCTGCGCCGCGCCGATGCGATCGAGATCGTCGTCGGCCAGGGCGCCAAGCCCGGCGGCGGCGGCATGCTGCTCGGCCAGAAGATCTCCGACCGCGTCGCCAACATGCGCAACCTGCCCAAGGGTATCGACCAGCGCTCGGCCTGCCGCCATCCCGACTGGACCGGCCCGGACGATCTGGAAATCAAGATCCTCGAACTGCGCGAAATCACCGACTGGGAAAAGCCGATCTACGTGAAGGTCGGCGGAGCACGCCCCTATTACGATACGGCGCTTGCGGTAAAGGCCGGTGCCGATGTCGTCGTGCTCGACGGCATGCAGGGTGGGACCGCGGCAACGCAGGACGTTTTTATCGAAAATGTCGGCATGCCGACGTTGGCCTGCATCCGCCCCGCCGTCCAGGCGCTGCAGGATCTCGGCATGCATCGCAAGGTACAGTTGATCATCTCCGGCGGTATCCGGTCGGGCGCGGATGTCGCCAAGGCGCTGGCGCTCGGCGCGGATGCAGTTGCGATCGGCACGGCGGCGCTGGTCGCCATCGGCGACAACGACCCGCACTGGGAAGAGGAATACCAGAAGCTCGGAACGACGGCCGGTGCCTATGACGACTGGCACGAGGGCAAGGACCCCGCCGGCATCACCACGCAGGACCCGGAGCTTGCCAAGCGGCTCGATCCGGTTGCCGCCGGTCGCCGGCTGGCCAACTATCTGAAGGTCATGACGCTGGAAGCGCAGACGATCGCGCGCGCCTGCGGTAAGAACCACCTGCACAATCTGGAACCGGAAGACCTCGTGGCGCTGACCATCGAAGCCTCCGCCATGGCGCAGGTGCCGCTTGCCGGAACCAGTTGGATCCCGGGCAAGGGAGGCTTCTGA
- the glnT gene encoding type III glutamate--ammonia ligase gives MTLDLATFAKDRGIKYFMISYTDLFGGQRAKLVPAEAIADMQKDGAGFAGFATWLDLTPAHPDLFALPDASSVIQLPWKKDVAWVAADCVMEDKPVEQAPRVMLKRLVAEAAKEGLRVKTGVEPEFFLISPDGSKISDEFDTAEKPCYDQQAVMRRYDVIAEICDYMLELGWKPYQNDHEDANGQFEMNWEYDDALQTADKHSFFKFMVKSVAEKHGLRATFMPKPFKGLTGNGCHAHISVWDLDGKTNAFADKDMPFGLSAKGKTFLGGIMKHASALAAVTNPTVNSYKRINAPRTVSGATWAPNTVTWTGNNRTHMVRVPGPGRFELRLPDGAVNPYLLQAIIIAAGLNGIRQNADPGRHYDIDMYKEGHTVTDAPRLPLNLLDALRDYDKDEELKAILGESFSSAYLKLKHQEWNAYASHFTDWERQTTLDI, from the coding sequence GTGACACTCGATCTTGCGACCTTTGCCAAGGACCGTGGCATCAAATATTTTATGATCTCCTACACCGATCTGTTCGGTGGCCAGCGGGCGAAGCTCGTTCCGGCCGAGGCGATCGCCGACATGCAGAAGGACGGTGCAGGCTTTGCGGGCTTTGCCACCTGGCTCGACCTTACCCCTGCCCATCCCGACCTATTTGCGCTGCCGGATGCCTCCTCGGTCATCCAGCTTCCCTGGAAGAAGGATGTCGCCTGGGTTGCTGCCGATTGCGTCATGGAAGACAAGCCTGTCGAACAGGCGCCGCGCGTCATGCTGAAGAGGCTGGTCGCGGAAGCCGCCAAGGAGGGGCTTCGCGTCAAGACCGGCGTCGAGCCGGAATTCTTTCTGATCTCGCCGGACGGTTCGAAAATCTCCGACGAGTTCGATACGGCCGAAAAACCCTGCTACGACCAGCAGGCCGTCATGCGCCGTTATGATGTCATTGCCGAAATCTGCGACTACATGCTCGAACTCGGGTGGAAGCCCTACCAGAACGACCACGAGGATGCGAACGGCCAGTTCGAGATGAACTGGGAATATGACGACGCGCTGCAGACGGCCGACAAGCACTCCTTCTTTAAATTCATGGTGAAATCGGTCGCCGAAAAGCACGGCCTTCGCGCGACCTTCATGCCCAAGCCGTTCAAGGGGCTGACCGGCAACGGCTGCCACGCTCATATCTCCGTCTGGGATCTTGACGGCAAGACCAATGCTTTTGCCGACAAGGATATGCCCTTTGGTCTCTCTGCCAAGGGCAAGACCTTTCTTGGCGGCATCATGAAGCATGCCTCGGCGCTCGCCGCCGTCACCAACCCAACGGTCAATTCCTACAAGCGCATCAACGCGCCGCGCACCGTATCCGGTGCCACCTGGGCACCGAATACTGTGACATGGACGGGCAACAACCGGACACACATGGTCCGCGTACCCGGCCCGGGCCGGTTCGAACTGCGCCTTCCCGACGGCGCGGTCAATCCATACCTCCTGCAGGCAATCATCATTGCCGCCGGTCTCAATGGTATCCGGCAGAATGCCGATCCGGGCCGTCACTACGACATCGACATGTACAAGGAAGGCCATACCGTCACCGACGCGCCGCGGCTGCCCTTGAACCTGCTCGATGCGCTCAGGGATTACGACAAGGACGAGGAACTGAAGGCAATCCTCGGCGAGAGTTTCTCCAGCGCCTACCTGAAACTCAAGCACCAGGAATGGAATGCCTACGCATCGCATTTCACGGACTGGGAGCGGCAGACGACGCTCGATATCTGA
- the purU gene encoding formyltetrahydrofolate deformylase encodes MKNYVLTVACKATRGIVAAISGYLAAKGCNINDSSQFDDMESGKFFMRVSFVSEEQRTMEEIAEGFSEIAKPFGMSYRFNDSDERMKVLLMVSRFGHCINDLLYRWKIGALPIEIVGVVSNHFDYQKVIVNHDIPFYHIKVTKENKPQAEARLMEVVEQSGTELIVLARYMQVLSDAVCKKMSGRIINIHHSFLPSFKGANPYKQAFERGVKLIGATAHYVTEDLDEGPIIEQDVARITHAQSGDDYVSIGRDVESQVLARAIHAHIHHRTFINGNRTVIFPPSPGSYASERMG; translated from the coding sequence ATGAAAAACTACGTGCTCACCGTAGCTTGCAAGGCGACCCGTGGAATCGTGGCGGCGATATCCGGCTATCTGGCGGCCAAAGGCTGCAACATCAACGACAGTTCGCAGTTCGACGACATGGAATCGGGGAAATTCTTCATGCGCGTCAGCTTCGTTTCCGAAGAACAAAGAACGATGGAGGAGATCGCCGAGGGTTTCTCCGAAATCGCCAAACCCTTTGGGATGAGTTACCGCTTCAACGACAGCGACGAGCGCATGAAGGTGCTGCTGATGGTCTCGCGCTTCGGCCATTGCATCAATGATCTGCTCTATCGCTGGAAGATCGGCGCACTGCCGATCGAGATCGTCGGCGTCGTTTCCAACCACTTCGACTACCAGAAGGTTATCGTCAACCACGACATCCCCTTCTACCACATCAAGGTAACGAAGGAGAACAAGCCGCAGGCCGAGGCCCGATTGATGGAAGTGGTCGAACAATCCGGTACGGAACTCATCGTTCTCGCCCGCTACATGCAGGTGTTGTCGGATGCCGTCTGCAAAAAAATGTCGGGCCGGATCATCAACATTCATCACTCGTTCCTGCCGTCGTTCAAGGGTGCGAACCCCTACAAGCAGGCATTCGAGCGTGGCGTGAAGCTGATCGGTGCGACGGCGCACTACGTCACCGAAGATCTCGACGAAGGTCCGATCATCGAACAGGACGTGGCGCGTATAACTCATGCGCAATCCGGAGACGACTATGTCTCGATCGGCCGTGATGTCGAAAGCCAGGTACTCGCGCGCGCCATCCATGCACACATCCACCACCGCACTTTCATCAATGGCAACCGCACGGTGATCTTCCCGCCGAGCCCCGGCTCCTACGCTTCCGAGCGAATGGGGTGA
- a CDS encoding aminomethyltransferase family protein codes for MSLSWRFSALADRHRALGSNLEDWSGMGTAWTYDKDIYEEHIAVRTKAGIMDVSGLKKVHLVGPHAIAILEYITTRDMTKVYPGKSVYACMLNDRGHFTDDCIVYRTGPNSWMLVHGSGTGFEEIVKQAQGRNCAVLFDDDLHDLSLQGPLAVDYLEKYVPGIRDLKYFHHMQTTLFGAPVMISRTGYTGERGYEIFVRGQDAGMVWDRIVDEGKEMGIIPVCFSVLDMLRVESYLLFYPYDNSQMYPFANEQPGDSLWELGLDFTVSPGKTGFRGAEEHARLKGKERFKIFGLLVEADGPTDLGDEVWADGKKVGVITCPSYSKLTNRSMAIMRIEVPYAVQGTKLEVKGKTVNAPAIAHTITFDDPKKTKRTAVG; via the coding sequence ATGAGTCTTAGCTGGCGTTTTTCCGCTCTTGCAGACCGGCATCGGGCATTGGGGTCAAACCTTGAGGACTGGAGCGGCATGGGAACCGCCTGGACCTACGACAAGGACATCTACGAAGAGCACATCGCTGTGCGCACCAAGGCCGGCATCATGGATGTCTCGGGCCTGAAGAAGGTCCACCTCGTCGGCCCGCATGCGATTGCCATCCTGGAATATATCACCACCCGCGACATGACCAAGGTCTATCCCGGCAAGTCGGTCTATGCCTGCATGCTGAACGATCGCGGCCATTTTACCGACGACTGCATCGTCTACCGCACGGGTCCCAATTCCTGGATGCTGGTGCACGGCTCCGGCACAGGCTTCGAGGAAATCGTCAAGCAGGCGCAGGGCCGCAACTGCGCCGTTCTGTTCGATGATGACCTGCACGACCTGTCGTTGCAGGGACCGCTTGCCGTCGACTATCTCGAAAAATACGTGCCTGGCATCCGGGACCTGAAATACTTCCATCACATGCAGACGACCCTGTTCGGCGCACCGGTGATGATCTCGCGCACCGGCTATACCGGCGAGCGCGGCTATGAAATCTTCGTGCGCGGTCAGGATGCAGGCATGGTCTGGGACCGCATCGTCGATGAAGGCAAGGAGATGGGTATCATCCCCGTCTGCTTCAGCGTTCTCGACATGCTGCGCGTCGAAAGCTATCTGCTCTTCTACCCCTATGACAACTCGCAGATGTACCCGTTTGCCAACGAGCAGCCGGGCGACAGTCTTTGGGAACTCGGCCTCGATTTCACCGTCAGCCCCGGAAAGACCGGCTTTCGCGGCGCCGAGGAACATGCGCGCCTCAAGGGCAAGGAACGCTTCAAGATCTTCGGCCTGCTGGTCGAGGCCGACGGCCCGACAGATCTTGGCGACGAGGTCTGGGCCGATGGCAAAAAGGTCGGCGTCATCACCTGCCCGTCCTATTCGAAGCTTACAAACCGCTCGATGGCGATCATGCGCATCGAGGTTCCCTATGCCGTTCAGGGCACCAAGCTCGAGGTGAAGGGCAAGACGGTCAATGCACCGGCGATCGCGCATACGATCACCTTCGACGATCCGAAAAAGACCAAACGGACGGCGGTGGGCTGA
- a CDS encoding dimethylamine monooxygenase subunit DmmA family protein, with protein MLVKGIKSRPEYKGLDVDRHAKRHLFVLEGEGAGALTDQVEVKGRDFLEKSEILYLPAGAAPKAYDVSLQALSPDVFWQAPTLQPMLFRLRACLEQARMGTRLYISGTEGFIGQIMQVALEYGMDFNSIHTEHRGSTARRVQCVHCKGITDNVTTSPFSCTHCALPLLVRDHYSRRLGAFQGVNIDAEEPGTAPQPEEMFP; from the coding sequence ATGCTCGTGAAAGGGATCAAAAGCAGACCGGAATACAAGGGGCTCGACGTCGATCGCCACGCCAAAAGGCACCTCTTCGTGCTCGAGGGCGAAGGAGCCGGGGCCTTGACAGATCAGGTCGAGGTCAAAGGCAGGGATTTCCTTGAAAAATCGGAAATCCTTTACCTGCCGGCGGGTGCTGCTCCTAAAGCTTATGACGTGTCGCTTCAGGCCCTGTCCCCGGACGTCTTCTGGCAGGCCCCAACGCTGCAACCCATGCTGTTTCGACTGCGTGCCTGTCTCGAACAGGCCCGAATGGGTACGCGGCTCTACATATCGGGCACCGAAGGCTTCATCGGCCAGATCATGCAGGTAGCGCTGGAATACGGCATGGACTTCAACTCGATCCACACAGAACATCGCGGCTCGACAGCGCGCCGCGTCCAGTGCGTGCACTGCAAGGGCATCACCGACAATGTGACGACCAGCCCTTTTTCGTGCACCCATTGTGCACTTCCACTGCTTGTGCGCGACCATTATTCGCGTCGTCTCGGGGCCTTCCAGGGCGTCAACATCGATGCCGAGGAACCGGGCACTGCCCCTCAGCCAGAGGAGATGTTCCCATGA
- a CDS encoding PDR/VanB family oxidoreductase translates to MSLNTDMPVRVVAVTQVTDLVKRFRFERLDGHSMPFFSGGAHVVVSMNDNGLLRRNPYSLMSNPDDNSAYEISVLRVPNSRGGSVFLHEQVKPGDQLSVSQPVNLFAPDHRGRKHILVAGGIGITPFIAMMEQFSRDNIAFELHYAIRSRSHGAYWQQLLERYGPRRVKIYIDEEKTFIPVAEIADNQPLGTHLYVCGPAGMIDGVLMTALKAGWPKENLHSERFLAPPAGQPFQVFLEQSNIHMTVGEHQSILEAAEAHGCDAPYMCRGGACGQCETAVSSCDGMIEHNDIYLSDEEKASGKKVMICVSRFKGQQLVLQL, encoded by the coding sequence ATGAGCCTCAACACCGACATGCCCGTGCGCGTCGTTGCGGTGACGCAGGTGACCGATCTCGTCAAACGCTTCCGCTTCGAGCGGCTTGACGGCCATTCCATGCCGTTCTTCTCCGGCGGCGCCCATGTCGTCGTTTCGATGAACGACAACGGCCTGTTGCGCCGCAACCCCTATTCTTTGATGTCCAATCCCGACGACAACAGCGCCTATGAAATCAGCGTGCTCCGGGTTCCCAATTCCCGCGGCGGCTCGGTCTTCCTGCACGAGCAGGTCAAGCCCGGCGACCAATTGAGCGTCAGCCAGCCGGTCAACCTGTTTGCGCCGGATCATCGCGGCAGGAAGCATATCCTGGTTGCCGGCGGCATCGGTATCACGCCGTTCATCGCGATGATGGAGCAGTTCAGCCGTGATAACATCGCGTTCGAACTGCACTACGCCATCCGCTCGCGCTCCCACGGTGCCTATTGGCAGCAACTGCTGGAGCGCTATGGCCCACGCCGGGTGAAAATCTACATTGACGAGGAAAAGACCTTCATTCCGGTCGCTGAGATCGCCGACAACCAGCCGCTGGGCACCCATCTCTATGTCTGCGGCCCGGCCGGCATGATCGACGGCGTGCTCATGACGGCACTGAAAGCCGGATGGCCCAAGGAAAACCTGCATTCGGAGCGCTTCCTCGCGCCGCCTGCGGGCCAGCCATTCCAGGTCTTCCTCGAACAATCCAATATTCACATGACGGTCGGCGAACACCAGAGCATTCTGGAAGCCGCCGAGGCCCATGGGTGCGACGCCCCTTACATGTGCCGCGGCGGCGCTTGCGGCCAGTGTGAAACGGCGGTCTCATCCTGCGATGGCATGATCGAACACAATGATATCTACCTGTCGGACGAGGAAAAGGCCTCTGGCAAGAAGGTCATGATCTGCGTCTCGCGTTTCAAGGGCCAGCAACTCGTTCTTCAACTCTAA